The Campylobacterota bacterium genome window below encodes:
- the nhaD gene encoding sodium:proton antiporter NhaD, with amino-acid sequence MTTAAAEHTALNFVGHPFGWLLLAIFVVGYYFIAAEEKYHIDKAKPALFTGTLMFVLIGIYYAAVGADFTPFEHEIDHLILEIAEIFFFLFVAMTYIEALIERGVFSALRAKLIAKGYSYRELFWITGLLAFFISPVADNLTTALILSTVLLTIDNKTKEFLVPGAINVVVAANAGGAWSPFGDITTLMVWAAEKGAFVDFLYLFPASFLGWFVTAYLLSRYVPDIDPLGDGNPEEAAKIEILKGGKVIIAFGALTIALAVAGKQLLHLPPMWGMLFGLAILQLYMYFLKKKHHVDVSIFQAMSKIENNTLLFFFGILAAVGALHFIGVLAYAAKLYEVFDPTLVNIGVGFLSAIVDNVPVMSAVLKANPAIDHAQWMLVTMTAGIGGSLISFGSAAGVGVMGKMQGIYTFAAHIRLAWTVLIGYFVSLAVWYYQFVVLGIY; translated from the coding sequence ATGACAACTGCGGCTGCGGAACACACCGCGCTCAATTTCGTCGGCCATCCGTTCGGATGGCTGCTACTGGCTATTTTCGTGGTGGGATATTATTTTATCGCCGCGGAAGAGAAATACCATATCGACAAAGCCAAACCCGCCCTTTTTACCGGAACGCTGATGTTTGTGCTCATCGGTATTTATTACGCTGCGGTCGGGGCCGATTTTACCCCGTTTGAACACGAAATTGACCATCTGATCCTTGAGATCGCCGAAATCTTTTTCTTCCTGTTCGTCGCGATGACCTACATCGAGGCGCTGATCGAACGGGGCGTTTTCAGTGCGTTGCGCGCCAAGCTTATCGCGAAAGGGTACAGCTACCGCGAACTTTTCTGGATTACGGGGTTGCTGGCCTTTTTCATCTCTCCCGTCGCCGATAACCTCACGACGGCACTGATCCTTTCCACGGTGCTGCTCACCATCGACAACAAGACCAAAGAGTTTCTTGTCCCCGGGGCGATTAACGTGGTCGTCGCGGCGAATGCCGGCGGTGCGTGGAGCCCGTTTGGAGACATTACGACCCTGATGGTGTGGGCGGCGGAAAAAGGGGCATTCGTCGATTTCCTCTATCTTTTCCCCGCATCGTTTCTGGGTTGGTTCGTCACGGCGTATCTTTTGAGCCGCTATGTCCCCGATATCGATCCGCTGGGGGACGGAAATCCCGAAGAAGCGGCGAAAATCGAAATTCTCAAAGGGGGTAAAGTGATCATTGCGTTCGGCGCCCTGACGATTGCGCTCGCGGTGGCGGGCAAACAGCTGTTGCACCTTCCCCCTATGTGGGGGATGCTGTTCGGTTTGGCGATTTTGCAGCTGTACATGTATTTTCTCAAAAAGAAACACCATGTCGACGTCAGTATTTTTCAGGCAATGAGCAAAATCGAAAACAATACGCTCCTTTTCTTTTTCGGTATTTTGGCGGCAGTGGGAGCACTCCACTTTATCGGAGTTTTGGCGTATGCAGCGAAACTTTATGAAGTTTTCGACCCGACGCTCGTCAACATCGGCGTAGGATTCCTTTCGGCGATCGTCGATAACGTTCCCGTGATGTCGGCGGTGCTCAAAGCGAATCCGGCGATCGACCATGCGCAGTGGATGCTGGTGACGATGACCGCCGGAATCGGCGGATCGCTGATCAGTTTCGGAAGCGCTGCGGGTGTGGGCGTTATGGGGAAAATGCAGGGAATTTACACTTTTGCCGCCCATATCCGGCTTGCATGGACGGTCTTGATCGGATATTTCGTCTCGCTGGCGGTGTGGTATTACCAGTTTGTCGTGCTGGGTATTTATTAA